The sequence below is a genomic window from Methylocystis sp. IM3.
AGCTTGTCGACGACCCGGGCGCGCTTGCGCAGCCCCGCCGTGTCGAAAAGCTTCATCTTGCGGTCGCGCCAGACGAAATCGACGCCAATGGAGTCGCGCGTGATGCCGGCCTCGGGACCGGTGAGAAGCCGCTCCTCGCCGAGAATGCGATTGATGAGCGTGGATTTGCCGGCGTTGGGCCGTCCCACCACGGTGATGCGCAGAGGCTTGGTGACGTCGAGATCGCTGCCGTCCTCTTCGTCGTCGTAGAGATTTTCCTCCTGTTGCTCCTCTTCCTCGGCAGGCTCGGCGGTCTGCTCGGGCAGCGCCTCGCGCAGGGCTTCATAGAGCGCCCCGGCGCCCTCGCCATGTTCGGCGGAAAAGGGAACGGGATCGCCGAGGCCGAGCGAAAAGGCCTCCAGCACGCCGCCTTCGCCCGCTCTGCCTTCCGCCTTGTTGGCGATGAGGATCACGGGCTTGCCGGCGCGGCGGACGAGATCGGCGAAATATTTGTCATCCGGCGTCACGCCCGTCCGCGCGTCGATCACGAAAAGGATGGCGTCCGCGGAGAGAATCGCGCTCTCGGTCTGGGCGCGCATCCGCCCCTCGAGCGTGGCGTGCGCGCCTTCCTCCAGCCCGGCCGTGTCGATGATGGTGAAGCGCAGATCGGCGAGCTTCGCCTCGCCCTCGCGCCGGTCGCGGGTCACGCCGGGCCGGTCGTCGACAAGCGCCAGCTTCTTGCCGGTCAGCCGGTTGAACAGCGTCGACTTGCCGACGTTGGGGCGGCCGATGATGGCGAGCGAGAAGGACATGAGCGAACTCTTCGAGCCTTTATAACGCGAAACCCTCTCCCGCCGGGAGAGGGTCGACGCCGTGGCGAAAATTGCCCTCTCCCCGACGGAGAGAGGGGGATAGGGGCGCTACTTGGCCGGGGACGCCTCGAGAGGCGCCGTGCCCGCCGGCATGGCGCCGCCGGATTCCGGTTCGATGACCGGCGTCACATTGATCTTGCCGCCGTCGGTTCCGCCGGAGGAGGCAGCGGGAGCGGGCTTCGGTCCGCGCTTGGCGTGCAGCAGGCCCTTGTAGGCCGAGGCGCGCTGGCGCATCGACTGGGGGGCGTCGGAGTTGGCGAGCACCTGCTCGAAGACGCGTTCGGCCTCGTCGAAATCGTCGTTGAACAGAGCGTCGAGGCCGTTCCACTCCTGCGCGGAGAAGCGGAAAGGGCCGTCCGAGGTCATCAGCGGGCCGAGCGCGCGCTCGAGCTTCTGCCGGTCGTCGCCCTCTAGCACAATTAGCGCCGCCCGCAGCAACGCGATCTGCTGGGTCAGCTTGTCGACGTTCGGATCCTCGCCGATGGCGCTGAGCTCGG
It includes:
- a CDS encoding tetratricopeptide repeat protein, with translation MSDIFHEVDEDVRRDKAAELWRRYQTPIFVVAFLIVAATGAWSYYQDKRLKAAEAANARYVAAVQLAEEGKNAEAAAAFDALAKDAPKGYAALARVRAAEARPDKTQALAELSAIGEDPNVDKLTQQIALLRAALIVLEGDDRQKLERALGPLMTSDGPFRFSAQEWNGLDALFNDDFDEAERVFEQVLANSDAPQSMRQRASAYKGLLHAKRGPKPAPAASSGGTDGGKINVTPVIEPESGGAMPAGTAPLEASPAK
- the der gene encoding ribosome biogenesis GTPase Der → MSFSLAIIGRPNVGKSTLFNRLTGKKLALVDDRPGVTRDRREGEAKLADLRFTIIDTAGLEEGAHATLEGRMRAQTESAILSADAILFVIDARTGVTPDDKYFADLVRRAGKPVILIANKAEGRAGEGGVLEAFSLGLGDPVPFSAEHGEGAGALYEALREALPEQTAEPAEEEEQQEENLYDDEEDGSDLDVTKPLRITVVGRPNAGKSTLINRILGEERLLTGPEAGITRDSIGVDFVWRDRKMKLFDTAGLRKRARVVDKLEKLSAADALRAVRFSEVVVLLIDSTIPFEKQDLTIADLAAREGRAFVIGLGKWDLVEDKGATLVKLREDAERLLPQVRGCPVVPVSGATGQGLDRLMEAILATHEVWNRRIATARLNRWLLQAVEETPPPAVSGRRIKIRYMTQAKSRPPHFVLFGNQLDELPASYERFLINGLRKTFDLPGVPIRISRKAGDNPYAGKKKTR